The following are encoded in a window of Chionomys nivalis chromosome X, mChiNiv1.1, whole genome shotgun sequence genomic DNA:
- the LOC130868291 gene encoding RNA-binding protein EWS, whose product MASTDYSTYSQAAAQQGYSAYTAQPTQGYAQTTQAYGQQSYGTYGQPTDVSYTQAQSTATYGQTAYATSYGQPPTGYTTPTAPQAYSQPVQGYGTGAYDTTTATVTTTQASYAAQSAYGTQPAYPAYGQQPAATAPTRPQDGNKPAETSQPQSSTGGYNQPSLGYGQSNYSYPQVPGSYPMQPVTAPPSYPPTSYSSSQPTSYDQSSYSQQNTYGQPSSYGQQSSYGQQSSYGQQPPTSYPPQTGSYSQAPSQYSQQSSSYGQQSSFRQDHPSSMGVYGQESGGFSGPGENRSMSGPDNRGRGRGGFDRGGMSRGGRGGGRGGMGSAGERGGFNKPGGPMDEGPDLDLGLPIDPDEDSDNSAIYVQGLNDNVTLDDLADFFKQCGVVKMNKRTGQPMIHIYLDKETGKPKGDATVSYEDPPTAKAAVEWFDGKDFQGSKLKVSLARKKPPMNSMRGGMPPREGRGMPPPLRGGPGGPGGPGGPMGRMGGRGGDRGGFPPRGPRGSRGNPSGGGNVQHQAGDWQCPNPGCGNQNFAWRTECNQCKAPKPEGFLPPPFPPPGGDRGRGGPGGMRGGRGGLMDRGGPGGMFRGGRGGDRGGFRGGRGMDRGGFGGGRRGGPGGPPGPLMEQMGGRRGGRGGPGKMDKGEHRQERRDRPY is encoded by the coding sequence ATGGCGTCCACGGATTACAGTACCTACAGCCAAGCTGCAGCCCAGCAGGGCTACAGTGCTTACACCGCCCAGCCAACTCAAGGATATGCACAGACCACCCAGGCATATGGGCAACAAAGCTATGGAACCTATGGACAGCCTACTGATGTCAGCTATACCCAGGCTCAGAGCACTGCCACCTACGGGCAGACAGCATATGCGACTTCTTATGGACAGCCTCCCACTGGTTATACCACTCCAACTGCCCCTCAGGCCTACAGCCAGCCTGTCCAAGGATATGGCACTGGTGCTTATGACACCACCACTGCTACAGTCACCACAACCCAGGCCTCTTATGCAGCTCAGTCTGCATATGGCACCCAGCCTGCCTACCCAGCCTatggccagcagccagcagccactGCACCTACAAGACCACAGGATGGTAACAAGCCCGCTGAGACTAGTCAACCTCAATCTAGCACAGGGGGTTATAACCAGCCCAGCCTAGGATATGGACAGAGTAACTACAGTTATCCCCAGGTACCTGGGAGCTACCCCATGCAGCCAGTCACCGCACCTCCATCCTATCCTCCTACCAGCTACTCCTCTTCACAGCCAACTAGTTACGATCAGAGCAGTTACTCTCAGCAGAACACCTATGGGCAACCGAGCAGCTATGGACAGCAGAGTAGCTATGGTCAACAAAGCAGCTATGGGCAGCAGCCTCCCACTAGTTACCCCCCTCAGACTGGATCCTACAGCCAGGCTCCAAGTCAATATAGCCAACAGAGCAGCAGCTACGGGCAGCAGAGTTCATTCCGACAGGACCACCCCAGTAGCATGGGTGTTTATGGGCAGGAGTCTGGAGGATTTTCCGGACCAGGAGAGAACCGGAGCATGAGTGGCCCTGATAACCGGGGCAGGGGAAGAGGGGGATTTGATCGTGGAGGCATGAGCAGAGGTGGGCGGGGAGGAGGACGCGGTGGAATGGGCAGCGCTGGAGAGCGAGGTGGCTTCAATAAGCCTGGTGGACCCATGGATGAAGGACCAGATCTTGATCTAGGCCTTCCTATAGATCCTGATGAAGATTCTGACAACAGTGCAATTTATGTGCAAGGTTTAAATGACAATGTAACCCTGGATGATCTGGCAGACTTCTTTAAGCAATGTGGGGTTGTCAAGATGAACAAGAGAACTGGGCAACCCATGATCCACATCTACTTGGATAAGGAGACAGGAAAGCCTAAAGGTGATGCCACAGTGTCCTATGAAGATCCGCCAACTGCCAAGGCTGCTGTGGAATGGTTTGATGGAAAAGATTTTCAAGGAAGCAAACTTAAAGTTTCTCTTGCCCGAAAGAAGCCTCCAATGAACAGCATGCGGGGTGGCATGCCACCTCGTGAGGGCAGAGGGATGCCACCACCACTTCGTGGAGGTCCTGGTGGCCCGGGAGGTCCTGGAGGGCCCATGGGTCGCATGGGAGGCCGTGGAGGAGACAGAGGGGGCTTCCCCCCACGAGGACCACGGGGCTCCCGAGGGAACCCCTCTGGAGGAGGAAATGTCCAGCACCAAGCCGGAGATTGGCAGTGTCCCAATCCGGGCTGTGGAAACCAGAACTTTGCCTGGAGAACAGAATGCAACCAGTGTAAGGCCCCCAAGCCTGAGGGCTTCCTCCCGCCACCCTTCCCACCTCCGGGTGGTGATCGTGGCCGAGGCGGCCCTGGTGgtatgcggggaggaagaggtggacttatggaccgtggtggtcctGGAGGAATGTtcagaggtggcagaggtggagacagaggtggcttCCGAGGTGGCCGTGGCATGGACCGAGGTGGCTTTGGTGGAGGAAGACGAGGTGGTCCTGggggtcctcctggaccattgatggaacagatgggaggaagaagaggcggACGTGGAGGACCTGGGAAAATGGATAAAGGCGAGCACCGTCAGGAAcgtagagaccggccctactag